DNA from Aliarcobacter butzleri:
GTGCAGGTTTGCCTGAATTTTTTGCTTATGGTGTATTTTTAGGTGAAGTTGTTTTTCCTATTTTAATTATTCTTGGATTATTCACTAGAATTTCATCATTCTTTTTTGCATTTACAATGGTTTTTGCTGTTTTCTTAGCTCATAGTGCTGATATATTTACTTTAGGAAAAACTGGTGGTCCAGTTATTGAATTACCACTTATTTATCTTTTAGCTTCTGTTTCAATTATGTTTTTAGGTGCTGGTAAATATAGTCTTGATGCAAAATGTAAAGCAAAGGCTTGCTCAATATAAATTAAATGTATAAGAGTTAACTCTTATACATTATAATAATTTGCTTCAGGATTTGTAACAACTATTGCACAAGTTGTTTGTTCGGGATGCATTTGGAATGTTTCACTAAGTTCTATTCCAAACTCTTCAGGATTTAATAAATCAAAAATATCTCTATTCATCGCTAGATCAGGACAAGCTGCATATCCAGGAGAATATCTACAACCAACATATTGTTTCATTTGAACATCATTTAAAGTGTGTCCTTCATTCGGTACAATATCTAAATCGAGTCTTATTTGTTTGTGTAAAACTTCTGCTAATGCTTCAGCAAGTTCAACTCCAAGTCCATGAACTTGATAGTATTTTGTAAATTCACCATTATCATATAAACTTCTTTCATAATCAGTGATTTTAAGTCCAGCACTTGCAAGTGTAAAGGCAACTACATCAAGTCTATCATTTGCAAAAAAGTCAGGTATACATCTAAATGGTTTTCTTTTTTGTCTTGGAAATTCTAATACTTTTATAGCTTCACTTAGAGGTGGAATATTTTTTGACTCTTCAAGTGAATTAAACAGATATTTTTTATCAAAAATATAAAGTTTATTATCATGTGATATACAAGGATAATAAGCATAAATTGCAATTGGGTCAAAGATATCTTTATCAACTAATTCAGCTTTTAAAGCTTCATAAGTTGGTTCAACTACATCTCTTTCATATTTCATAAAAGCTTCTGGAGTCTGTTTTCCTCTTTTATATCCCCATCTTTGTCTAAATAAAACTCTATGATTTATCCATTTAAAAATCAACTCTTTATTTAGTTTTTCACCTCTTTTTGTTACTCTATCCCAAATTGGAGGAAAAACAAATTTTCCACGTTCTGGCATAGATATCTCTTCATAA
Protein-coding regions in this window:
- a CDS encoding DoxX family protein; its protein translation is MRCCESKLESILNEDIGKLILRVSIAVLMLFHGFAKLQNGIDGIKFLVTSAGLPEFFAYGVFLGEVVFPILIILGLFTRISSFFFAFTMVFAVFLAHSADIFTLGKTGGPVIELPLIYLLASVSIMFLGAGKYSLDAKCKAKACSI